One genomic region from Flagellimonas oceani encodes:
- the uvrC gene encoding excinuclease ABC subunit UvrC, protein MSKSASLKVQLSALPDNPGVYQFYDADGKILYVGKAKNLKKRVSSYFNKKQEYGKTRVLVKKIDAIKHIVVPTESDALLLENNLIKKLLPRYNVLLKDDKSYPWICIKNERFPRVFSTRKLIKDGSEYFGPYTSMKTVRTLLDLIKSLYPLRTCNYDLSEEKIDAGKYKVCLDYHLGNCLGPCEGFQTEKAYQDQIEDIRQIIKGNLKDSIQTFKQQMQDYAQNMEFEKAQKVKDKIDVLENYQAKSTVVNPKINNVDVFTIVSDETHGYVNFLQISHGAIIRSHTLEIKKKLDETDEELLQLGLTELRQRFGSTSKEVYLPFPVTVEDEVKVTLPKLGDKRRILDLSERNARYYRQDRLKQIKITDPDRHTKRIMAQMKSDLRLSEEPRHIECFDNSNIQGSNPVAACVVFKDGKPSKKDYRHFNIRTVDGPDDFASMEEVVFRRYKRLLNEEEPLPQLIVIDGGKGQLSSALKSLEVLGLRGKIAIIGIAKRLEEIYFPDDPVPLYLDKRSESLKIIQQLRNEAHRFGITHHRNKRSKGAISSELVNIEGVGEKTAQQLLKSFKSVKRIKEASLETLTASVGASKAKKIYKTFHK, encoded by the coding sequence ATGTCCAAATCTGCATCCTTAAAAGTACAGTTGAGTGCCTTGCCCGACAACCCGGGGGTGTACCAGTTCTATGATGCGGACGGAAAAATCCTGTACGTGGGCAAGGCCAAGAACTTAAAAAAAAGGGTATCCTCCTATTTTAATAAAAAGCAAGAGTACGGCAAGACCCGTGTTCTGGTCAAAAAAATCGACGCGATAAAGCATATAGTGGTGCCTACCGAGTCGGATGCACTGCTGCTGGAAAACAATTTGATCAAAAAATTGCTTCCCAGATACAATGTGCTGCTTAAGGACGATAAATCCTATCCATGGATTTGTATCAAAAATGAACGTTTCCCGAGAGTGTTCTCCACCCGAAAGCTGATCAAGGACGGCTCGGAGTATTTTGGGCCCTATACCAGCATGAAAACTGTACGGACGCTCTTGGATTTGATCAAGAGCCTATATCCATTGCGCACTTGTAATTATGATCTGTCCGAAGAAAAAATAGACGCCGGCAAGTACAAAGTGTGCCTTGATTATCATTTGGGCAATTGCTTGGGACCCTGCGAAGGTTTTCAAACGGAGAAAGCGTACCAAGATCAGATCGAAGATATCAGGCAGATTATCAAGGGCAATTTAAAGGATTCCATACAAACCTTTAAACAACAGATGCAAGACTATGCCCAGAACATGGAGTTTGAAAAAGCTCAAAAGGTGAAGGATAAAATTGATGTGCTGGAGAATTACCAGGCCAAATCAACGGTGGTGAACCCCAAGATCAACAATGTGGATGTGTTCACCATTGTTTCTGACGAAACGCACGGTTACGTAAACTTTTTACAGATTTCCCACGGGGCCATAATAAGGTCGCATACTTTGGAAATAAAAAAGAAGCTGGACGAAACCGACGAAGAGCTGTTGCAATTGGGGTTGACGGAACTCCGGCAACGTTTTGGCTCAACATCAAAGGAAGTGTACCTGCCCTTCCCGGTTACCGTAGAGGACGAGGTAAAGGTGACCCTGCCCAAACTGGGCGACAAGCGTAGAATTCTTGATTTGTCCGAACGCAACGCCAGATATTATAGACAGGATAGACTGAAACAGATCAAGATTACCGACCCCGACCGACATACCAAACGTATCATGGCCCAAATGAAGTCGGATTTGCGCTTATCGGAAGAGCCACGGCACATAGAATGTTTTGATAACTCCAACATTCAGGGGAGCAATCCCGTTGCTGCATGTGTGGTTTTCAAGGACGGCAAGCCTTCCAAAAAGGATTACCGCCATTTCAACATAAGAACAGTGGATGGCCCCGATGATTTTGCAAGTATGGAAGAAGTGGTCTTTAGGAGGTACAAAAGGTTGTTGAACGAAGAGGAACCTTTGCCCCAACTCATCGTAATCGATGGTGGAAAGGGACAGTTGTCGTCGGCATTAAAGAGTTTGGAAGTACTGGGACTTCGCGGAAAAATTGCCATTATAGGCATTGCAAAGCGTTTGGAGGAAATCTATTTTCCCGATGATCCCGTTCCGCTGTATTTGGACAAAAGGTCGGAAAGCCTGAAAATAATCCAGCAGTTGCGCAATGAGGCGCACCGATTCGGGATCACCCATCACAGAAACAAAAGAAGTAAGGGCGCAATTAGCTCGGAATTGGTTAATATTGAAGGAGTAGGGGAAAAAACCGCCCAGCAATTGTTAAAGAGCTTTAAATCCGTAAAACGAATCAAAGAAGCATCCCTTGAGACACTCACGGCTTCGGTCGGGGCGTCAAAAGCAAAGAAGATTTATAAAACATTTCATAAATAG
- a CDS encoding lipoprotein signal peptidase, with protein sequence MSLKKSLIIIVLILVVDQISKVYIKTSFILGEAHEVFSWFKILFIENEGAAWGTKLSDLLPISEPVGKLILTIFRIFAVFGIGYWLWDIIKKQSPRTLILAVSLIFAGAVGNIIDSVFYGIIFDHSNGQVATLFADEPYGSLFHGKVVDMLYFPLVDTTWPDWVPSVGGRRFRFFEPVFNIADTAISTGVGILIVFNKKAFPKQDEKNEVDADQNA encoded by the coding sequence ATGAGTTTAAAGAAGTCCCTTATTATCATAGTACTGATTTTGGTTGTGGACCAGATCAGCAAAGTCTATATAAAGACCAGTTTTATATTGGGAGAGGCCCACGAAGTGTTCAGTTGGTTCAAAATTCTTTTTATAGAGAACGAGGGGGCTGCTTGGGGGACCAAGTTGAGCGACTTGTTGCCAATATCCGAACCGGTCGGAAAACTGATATTGACCATTTTCAGGATTTTTGCCGTTTTTGGGATAGGCTACTGGCTGTGGGACATCATTAAAAAACAGTCGCCGCGAACCTTGATTTTGGCGGTCTCCCTGATTTTTGCAGGTGCTGTTGGAAACATTATTGATTCGGTTTTCTACGGAATTATATTTGACCATAGCAATGGGCAGGTGGCCACCCTTTTTGCCGATGAGCCCTACGGAAGTCTTTTCCATGGCAAGGTGGTGGATATGCTGTACTTTCCTTTGGTGGATACTACTTGGCCCGATTGGGTTCCATCGGTGGGAGGAAGACGCTTCCGATTTTTTGAGCCTGTTTTTAATATTGCGGATACGGCGATCAGTACCGGCGTTGGTATTTTGATCGTATTCAATAAAAAGGCATTCCCTAAGCAGGATGAGAAAAACGAAGTCGACGCTGATCAGAACGCATAA
- a CDS encoding 5-formyltetrahydrofolate cyclo-ligase has product MLKHELRKKYKNLRAGISPTKASDLSLALANSSLQIPIWDFFYYHIFLSIEDKNEVDTLPLITLLQGKDKNIVIPKVVGSNSLENYLLTDTTAFKKSAWGVPEPVEGIEVPENKIDVVFVPLLAFDEAGNRVGYGKGFYDGFLGKCPKETRKIGLSFFAAEPEPITDVHANDVKLDYCITPEKVYAF; this is encoded by the coding sequence ATGTTGAAACATGAACTAAGAAAAAAATACAAAAATCTGAGAGCGGGAATTTCTCCAACAAAAGCTTCGGATTTAAGTTTGGCCTTGGCCAACAGTTCACTTCAAATCCCTATCTGGGATTTTTTTTATTACCATATCTTTTTAAGCATCGAGGACAAAAACGAAGTGGATACCCTACCCTTGATCACCTTGTTACAGGGCAAGGATAAAAATATAGTCATTCCCAAAGTCGTTGGTTCCAATAGCTTGGAAAATTATTTGCTTACGGATACCACTGCCTTTAAAAAAAGTGCCTGGGGAGTGCCAGAGCCGGTTGAAGGCATAGAGGTCCCCGAAAACAAAATCGATGTGGTTTTTGTTCCCTTGTTGGCTTTTGATGAAGCAGGAAACCGCGTAGGTTATGGCAAAGGATTTTATGATGGCTTTTTGGGCAAATGCCCCAAGGAAACACGTAAGATAGGATTATCGTTCTTCGCTGCCGAACCAGAACCTATAACCGATGTTCATGCAAACGACGTGAAACTGGACTACTGCATCACCCCGGAAAAGGTTTATGCGTTCTGA
- a CDS encoding patatin-like phospholipase family protein gives MGNKAILFAVLIALLCSEGIAQNSPENRPPKVGLVLSGGGAKGLAHIGALKKIEEAGVKIDYIGGTSMGAIVGALYASGYTSQQLDSIFRSTDFTNLIQDNVPRSAKTFYEKEDSERYALTLPFENFKVSFPQAISGGQNIYNLLVQLLFHVKDVEDFSKLPIPFLCMATNVETGEEVLLNKGYLPEAIVASGTFPSLFEPAEIDGQILIDGGVVNNYPIEQVRAMGADIIIGVDVQHDLATRESLSSATEILLQINNYRTVNDMKKKSKTTDVYIRPDIDQFSVIAFDKGKQIIISGEEAAQKKLDDLRQIAQSQNEPPKARKGINVVDSLTVNRMIIEGNDQYTRGYIKGKLRFDLAEKISFDELRQGMSNLSATGNFKAIRYDLISNGLGTDLILKLKENQTKMYIKMAAHYDDLYKSAALINLTKKNFLMKDDVASFDFILGDHIRYNMQYYLDKGYYWSFGVNSTLTDFDSEIDFSLIQGNFDVPVNPNIQRINMDVTDLTNQIYLQTVLKEEFAFTIGAEHKFLNYSTRTLGQVDMEDENNDSSTNLRTDFENSNYFNAFSQIKLDTYDDKYFPTKGLFFDGDFHFYAFSSDYNENFSEFAVAKAKFGGVFSPINNLSIKLETEGGFKLGVSEVASFDFVLGGFGNDFVNNFVPFFGYDFLSLPGNSYVKGFGRLDYRFAPKHHFLFSANYANVADDLFRTGDWFEEPSFSGYGLGYGFESFMGPVQIYYSWSPEISEGNFFFSVGYWF, from the coding sequence ATGGGAAACAAGGCAATACTATTCGCAGTCCTGATTGCTTTGCTCTGTTCGGAGGGAATCGCCCAGAACTCTCCAGAAAACAGACCGCCAAAAGTGGGCCTTGTGCTCAGTGGTGGGGGTGCCAAGGGTTTGGCCCATATCGGGGCCTTAAAAAAAATTGAGGAAGCGGGCGTTAAAATAGATTATATCGGCGGGACCAGCATGGGGGCCATTGTAGGGGCGCTCTATGCATCCGGATATACCTCCCAGCAATTGGACTCCATTTTTAGAAGCACCGATTTTACCAATTTGATACAGGACAATGTGCCGAGGAGCGCCAAAACATTTTATGAAAAAGAAGACTCCGAACGCTACGCGCTTACCCTTCCCTTCGAAAACTTTAAGGTATCGTTTCCGCAGGCCATATCGGGAGGGCAAAACATATACAACCTGTTGGTTCAGCTATTGTTCCATGTAAAGGATGTGGAGGACTTTAGCAAACTGCCCATCCCATTTCTTTGTATGGCCACCAATGTGGAAACAGGGGAGGAAGTACTGTTGAACAAAGGTTATTTGCCAGAAGCCATCGTGGCGAGTGGAACATTTCCTTCGTTATTTGAGCCCGCGGAGATAGACGGACAGATTTTGATAGATGGTGGAGTGGTGAACAATTATCCCATTGAACAAGTAAGGGCCATGGGGGCGGACATTATTATAGGGGTGGATGTGCAGCACGATCTGGCCACAAGGGAGTCCCTTTCATCAGCTACGGAAATTTTGTTGCAGATCAACAATTACCGTACAGTGAACGATATGAAGAAAAAGTCAAAAACCACAGATGTATACATAAGACCGGACATTGACCAGTTCTCCGTGATCGCTTTTGACAAGGGAAAGCAGATCATAATAAGCGGGGAAGAAGCAGCACAGAAAAAGTTGGACGACCTAAGGCAAATAGCCCAGAGCCAAAATGAACCGCCCAAGGCCAGAAAAGGAATCAACGTGGTGGACAGTTTAACCGTGAATAGAATGATCATTGAAGGAAATGACCAGTACACTAGGGGTTACATAAAAGGGAAGCTGAGGTTCGATCTGGCGGAAAAAATCTCTTTTGACGAGCTGCGACAGGGTATGAGCAACCTTTCCGCCACAGGAAACTTTAAGGCCATACGTTATGATTTGATATCCAACGGGCTGGGTACCGATTTAATTTTGAAGTTAAAGGAGAACCAGACCAAAATGTACATCAAAATGGCGGCCCATTATGATGATCTTTACAAAAGCGCGGCACTTATCAACCTTACCAAAAAGAACTTTTTAATGAAGGATGATGTGGCTTCCTTCGACTTTATCCTGGGGGACCACATTAGGTATAACATGCAATATTATTTGGACAAAGGCTATTATTGGAGCTTTGGCGTCAATTCCACATTGACGGATTTTGATTCGGAAATTGATTTTTCCCTGATCCAAGGAAACTTTGATGTGCCCGTTAACCCCAACATCCAGAGAATAAACATGGATGTGACGGACCTTACCAACCAAATATATCTTCAAACGGTGTTAAAGGAAGAGTTTGCATTTACCATAGGCGCGGAACACAAATTTTTGAATTATAGCACAAGGACCCTGGGGCAAGTGGATATGGAGGATGAAAACAACGACTCGAGCACGAACCTAAGGACCGACTTCGAAAATTCGAATTATTTCAATGCCTTTTCCCAAATCAAATTGGACACCTACGATGATAAATATTTTCCTACCAAGGGATTGTTTTTTGACGGGGATTTTCATTTTTATGCATTCTCATCCGACTACAACGAAAACTTTTCGGAGTTTGCCGTGGCCAAGGCAAAATTTGGTGGAGTTTTCTCCCCGATAAATAATTTGAGCATTAAATTGGAAACCGAAGGCGGGTTTAAACTGGGAGTTTCCGAGGTGGCCTCTTTTGATTTCGTCCTAGGAGGGTTCGGAAACGATTTCGTTAATAATTTTGTGCCCTTTTTTGGGTACGACTTCCTTAGTTTGCCCGGCAACAGCTACGTCAAGGGTTTTGGTAGGCTGGATTACCGTTTTGCGCCAAAGCACCATTTTCTTTTTTCGGCGAATTATGCCAATGTGGCCGATGACCTTTTTCGCACGGGGGACTGGTTCGAGGAACCGAGTTTTTCGGGCTATGGTCTGGGCTACGGTTTTGAATCCTTTATGGGTCCCGTCCAAATTTATTATTCCTGGTCGCCAGAGATCAGTGAAGGCAATTTTTTCTTTAGCGTAGGGTATTGGTTTTAG